A genomic region of Desulfosarcina ovata subsp. ovata contains the following coding sequences:
- a CDS encoding reverse transcriptase domain-containing protein — MVHYSFEMLSSNIWWEESRDIGNLLHADGVSYQAYYSEVGKAHYTPSHSLGGAGMGKDLTEVRSPQRKLVPDKVGLEQYEPTSLRGIAIKAKADGKHRFQDLYRCLDAPFLHFCWKDLNKDAASGVDEVTAQAYEENLEANIQALAERLKTKRYRAKLVRRCYIPKENGKQRPLGIPALEDRLVQLACAKLLTAIFEADFLDNSYGYRMSRSAKEAIEDLRFNLQFGKYGYIVEADIKGFFDHMDWKWLLRMLRERIDDAAFINLIQKWLKAGILDTDGMVIHPETGTPQGGLCKALHNPPYAKKVIMQSKP; from the coding sequence ATGGTTCATTATAGTTTTGAAATGCTTAGTTCCAACATCTGGTGGGAGGAAAGTCGGGATATCGGCAATCTTCTACACGCCGATGGGGTGTCTTATCAGGCATACTACTCAGAGGTGGGGAAAGCCCACTACACGCCTTCGCACAGTTTGGGTGGTGCAGGCATGGGGAAGGACCTGACGGAAGTACGTAGCCCGCAAAGGAAACTCGTACCGGACAAGGTCGGGCTGGAGCAATACGAGCCAACCTCCCTGCGGGGAATAGCAATTAAGGCAAAAGCGGATGGGAAACATCGTTTTCAGGACCTTTACCGGTGCCTGGATGCCCCATTTCTGCACTTCTGCTGGAAGGATCTGAACAAGGATGCCGCCAGCGGAGTGGACGAAGTGACGGCGCAGGCTTACGAGGAAAACCTTGAGGCCAACATTCAGGCACTGGCGGAGCGACTGAAGACCAAACGCTACCGTGCCAAACTGGTACGGCGATGTTACATCCCCAAGGAAAATGGCAAACAAAGACCCCTAGGCATTCCGGCCCTTGAAGATCGGTTGGTTCAATTGGCCTGTGCCAAGCTACTGACGGCCATCTTCGAGGCTGACTTTTTAGACAATAGCTACGGATATCGGATGAGTCGGAGCGCAAAAGAGGCAATCGAAGACCTGCGCTTTAATCTCCAGTTCGGAAAATATGGATATATCGTAGAGGCCGATATCAAAGGCTTTTTCGACCATATGGACTGGAAATGGCTATTACGGATGCTCCGGGAAAGAATCGATGATGCGGCGTTTATAAACTTAATCCAAAAATGGCTCAAAGCTGGCATTTTAGACACGGATGGAATGGTGATCCACCCCGAAACGGGGACTCCGCAAGGTGGTTTATGCAAAGCTTTGCATAACCCGCCTTATGCAAAGAAAGTAATTATGCAAAGTAAGCCATAA
- a CDS encoding DDE-type integrase/transposase/recombinase, which produces MSDSWEIAAWRFEMISPLLDDKLTEAKKRHILSDRTRKSVQWPCSSQKRPIGRSTLFRWLKDYREKGFLGLMPKVRKDKGMARTDRCEQVNYALGLLYEEPGRSLTQLMIYLELEFGELSMSRSTLSRDLHAHPAFMGILRRRKTAGKKLRDLYETDQPHEIWQLDAKGPFSVMLTNSQTIRVHVLSILDDFSRYILAAIIAQAENIQAAVRVFRLAASKWGIALRMQFDRASAYDSEVFRTGLAFLGVHRNWVKSRNPEAQGKIEAYHRSLKKWFVKELPNQEVVDIHHLEALLQATIALVYNRHHHREIKMTPEQALARRISTRRVGADQLAQAFQIAAQAKSHPKTGQVNLPNGLFRVPARFAGKKCHFRYDPVNTDQALLIIDDAHQIPLEPFTKKHPFDFQKTEEKRGTGQLQKLLDVWQGRCRPNAQPGFGLPEVFREFSRLLQRPVPIDQREAAAIEAFYRQNGPLPAQPFRRAIDKTADALGPNRALKAYLQYLERLVKAQIKKPDPQEEPL; this is translated from the coding sequence ATGTCCGATTCATGGGAGATCGCCGCCTGGCGGTTCGAAATGATCAGTCCACTTTTGGATGACAAACTGACCGAAGCAAAAAAACGGCACATTCTTAGCGATCGTACGCGGAAGTCTGTTCAATGGCCGTGTTCGTCCCAAAAAAGGCCGATCGGCAGAAGCACACTGTTCCGATGGCTGAAAGACTACCGCGAAAAAGGCTTTTTGGGGCTGATGCCCAAGGTCAGAAAAGACAAAGGGATGGCCCGCACCGACCGCTGTGAACAGGTGAACTACGCCCTGGGGCTTTTGTACGAAGAGCCCGGACGTTCTTTGACCCAGCTGATGATTTACCTCGAATTGGAGTTCGGTGAGCTGTCCATGAGTCGCTCGACCCTTAGCCGGGATCTTCACGCACACCCGGCGTTTATGGGCATTTTGCGACGCCGAAAGACAGCAGGCAAAAAACTGCGGGACCTGTACGAGACCGACCAGCCGCACGAAATTTGGCAGTTGGACGCCAAAGGCCCGTTTTCAGTAATGTTGACCAACAGCCAAACGATCCGGGTCCATGTGCTGTCGATTCTCGATGATTTTAGCCGTTACATTCTGGCCGCCATTATCGCACAGGCTGAAAATATCCAAGCCGCCGTCAGGGTCTTTCGCCTGGCCGCGTCCAAGTGGGGGATTGCCCTTCGCATGCAGTTCGATCGCGCCTCGGCTTATGACTCCGAAGTCTTCCGCACCGGCCTTGCCTTTTTGGGGGTTCATCGAAACTGGGTAAAATCCCGCAACCCAGAGGCACAGGGGAAAATCGAGGCTTATCACCGATCCCTGAAAAAATGGTTCGTCAAAGAGCTGCCAAACCAGGAGGTGGTCGATATCCATCATCTGGAGGCCCTGCTTCAGGCGACGATCGCTTTGGTCTACAACCGGCACCACCATCGTGAAATCAAGATGACCCCGGAACAAGCCCTGGCCCGACGCATCTCAACACGGCGCGTCGGTGCCGACCAACTTGCCCAGGCATTTCAAATTGCCGCCCAGGCCAAAAGCCACCCGAAGACCGGCCAGGTGAATCTACCCAACGGCCTTTTCCGTGTGCCGGCCCGCTTTGCAGGAAAAAAATGTCATTTTCGCTATGATCCGGTAAACACAGACCAAGCCTTGCTGATCATCGATGACGCGCACCAGATCCCGCTTGAACCCTTCACCAAAAAGCATCCCTTCGATTTTCAAAAGACAGAGGAAAAACGGGGCACCGGCCAGCTGCAAAAACTTCTGGATGTCTGGCAGGGTCGCTGCCGGCCCAATGCCCAGCCCGGCTTCGGTTTGCCGGAAGTGTTTCGTGAGTTCAGCCGGCTGCTGCAGCGCCCCGTTCCCATCGACCAACGAGAAGCCGCGGCCATCGAAGCCTTTTATCGACAAAACGGCC
- a CDS encoding tyrosine-type recombinase/integrase, producing MQKKPLEELLQDLEQELLRLGYTEGSMKFYRNRWKKIIQFAEGRDEIFYSEQLGIDYVEHHYQILEKDFDKTLSQKDTQELRIIRMIGDFQLHHTVLRRYYKHRKLLTDSYYIGVIKDFKRYCEHKDYSKVTVNHYVKQSERFMDYLVSQGIRDCHDVELPVINGYIRTLAGYTYKTVEQNICSIRSFLRYLQEQNILQTDLASKTPMIQARKQTRIPSVWTKEELDALIGAIDRGNPKGKRDYAIILLACVLGLRVTDIKNLTFGCFDWGTKKLTFIQSKTRETYSVRIQLDSLTHRNVFKYITTSIHNCITVRLLWRH from the coding sequence ATGCAAAAGAAACCATTGGAAGAGCTTTTACAGGATTTGGAGCAGGAGCTACTTCGGCTCGGTTACACCGAAGGCTCCATGAAGTTTTACCGCAACCGTTGGAAGAAAATTATTCAGTTCGCTGAAGGGCGGGATGAGATTTTCTATTCCGAGCAACTTGGAATCGACTATGTCGAACACCACTACCAGATCCTTGAAAAGGATTTTGATAAAACCCTATCCCAGAAGGATACGCAAGAACTCCGCATCATCCGTATGATTGGAGACTTCCAACTCCACCACACTGTTCTTAGACGGTACTATAAACATAGGAAACTGCTTACAGATTCCTATTACATAGGTGTCATCAAGGATTTTAAAAGATACTGTGAGCACAAGGATTATTCCAAAGTAACCGTAAATCATTACGTGAAGCAATCGGAGCGTTTCATGGATTATCTTGTTTCCCAGGGAATCCGTGATTGTCACGATGTCGAGCTTCCTGTTATCAACGGGTATATACGAACACTGGCCGGTTACACCTATAAGACTGTGGAACAAAACATCTGCTCCATACGTTCTTTTTTAAGGTATTTGCAGGAACAGAACATCCTACAAACGGATCTGGCTTCTAAAACACCAATGATTCAGGCTCGTAAACAGACACGCATCCCATCCGTTTGGACGAAAGAAGAGTTGGATGCACTGATAGGCGCCATTGATCGAGGAAATCCAAAGGGAAAACGGGACTATGCCATTATCCTCCTTGCCTGCGTGTTGGGTCTTAGAGTCACTGATATCAAAAACCTCACTTTTGGTTGTTTCGACTGGGGAACGAAGAAACTGACATTTATCCAATCAAAAACAAGGGAAACCTACAGCGTCAGAATACAGTTGGATTCACTAACCCACCGAAATGTATTTAAATATATCACTACATCCATTCATAATTGTATCACTGTTCGATTATTATGGCGGCACTAA
- a CDS encoding tyrosine-type recombinase/integrase, which yields MRDIVKSNRRMTLKRETVTLPIPSEVGWAVIDYLKYGRPKVDLPVLFVRHVAPFLPFSENDHLYQIIRDYMRIAHLPTLKKHRGMHSLRHTAASRMLEHDTPLAVISDILGHTDTDATAVYLKVGINKLKECCLHTPEVGS from the coding sequence TTGAGGGATATTGTAAAATCCAACCGTAGAATGACGCTTAAGAGGGAAACAGTAACCCTGCCGATTCCTTCCGAAGTTGGATGGGCTGTCATTGATTATCTGAAATACGGCAGGCCAAAAGTGGATTTGCCTGTTCTTTTTGTAAGGCACGTGGCGCCATTTCTTCCCTTTTCGGAAAATGATCATCTGTATCAGATAATCCGTGATTATATGCGGATTGCACATCTGCCTACTTTGAAGAAGCACCGTGGTATGCACTCTCTTCGTCATACGGCAGCTTCAAGAATGCTTGAGCATGACACACCGCTTGCTGTCATCTCGGATATTCTGGGTCATACGGACACGGACGCTACAGCAGTCTATTTGAAGGTGGGCATCAATAAGCTTAAAGAATGCTGTCTGCATACTCCGGAGGTGGGCTCATGA